TAACCCTCCAACCATTAATGACGATGTATTAGATTGAACATAATAATACTTATAATTTAGGTACCATTCACTATAATCTTTACTCTCTTCTTGTGATGATATATTACTACTGCTAGAAGTTTGTATTCTTTCACTACTTTGCGTTGTTTTAGTATTATTTGATTCCTGATGACAGCCTACTAGTAATAAACAAGAAAAAAATAAAACAAGCTTTTTCATAATAATCCCTCATTTTTCTTTCGCTTTGTACTCATTATATCATAACAGATGCTCCTCCGAATAGATTATAGTAACTATCTAAAAACGTTAAAAATTATGGGACAAACCCAGAAAAAAAGTGAGATACAATAATTATCTCACTTTAGTTTTAATATAAAATTCTAAGATTTTTAAACGACTCACGTCGCCTTTTTATTATTCCTTATTAATTAAGCGTTGAAGCTTTCTGTTAATTGTGGGACAACTTGTTTTTTACGTGAAACAGCACCTGGAAGGAATGCGTGGTTGTTTTCAAGTTTGAAGTTGAAGGCAGCTTCAACTTTGTCAATATTTGAACCAAGTGCCAAGATTTCTGAGTTTGAGTTAAGAATATCAGTAATCATAAGTACAAAGTCAGAGTAACCATTTGCAAGTATTGCTGCTGTAATAGCTGCTTCGATTTCTGCTTGACGTTCAAGAACTTCGTTAATATCAACTGTGTTAACTTGTGCTACACGAACTTGGTTTCCATTAAGTTCAAATGTTTTAGCGTCAATGTCAATCAATTCTTCAGCAGATTTTGTTGCCAAGTTTGTACCAGCTTTAAGTAATGCCAAACCATATTCTTCAAGGTTTACACCTGCGATTTCTGCCAAGTCAGCAGCAACAGCTGGGTCAGTTGCGTGAGTTGTTGGTGATTTAAGAAGAAGTGTATCTGAAATCAAACCAGACAAAAGCAAACCAGCCATTTCTTTAGGAATAACAACGTTATTTTCTTTGTATAGGCGGTAAACAATTGATGAAGCTGAACCAACTGGTTCTAAACGCATGTAAAGTGGGTTAGCTGTTTCAAAGTTTGCAACACGGTGGTGATCAATAACTTCGATAACTTCAACGTCACGAATATCAGAGATTGATTGTTGGAATTCGTTGTGGTCTGTCAAAATAACTTGGTCAGCCCCTTCAGCTTTTGCTGATTCAACAACACGTGGTGCTTCTACACCAAAGTAATTCAAAGCAAAAGTTGTTTCTTCATTAGGTGTTCCAAGAGCAACAGCTTCAGCATCAACACCAAGTTCACGTTTCAAATATGCATAAGCAACTGATGAACCGATAGCATCAGAATCTGGATTTTGGTGACCAAAAACTAAAATTTTAGACATGTTTTGTACCTCATAATAATTATTTATTCTTATTTTAGCAAAATTTAAAGGAGATGGCAAAGTCAGCAGCTGCTTTTATCGCAATAATAGTACAAAAAAAGCACCTTTATCACTAATTATTGTTAATTACTGATAAAAATGCTTCTATTTAGTCTTTTTCTATTGTGTTTTGTGTGAAATCATTGTTGGTTTCTTTGACATCAGGTGTTTCATTATCAGAAGAATCGTCCTTGGCAGCTTCTACTTTTGCCGTTTTTTCTTGCTCCAAGGCTAAGCGTAACAAGCGTTCTTCTTCCTCATGATTTTCTTGATCACGGATAGCTTCTTGTTCTTTGCGATAAGCCATGTATTTTCGGCTATTATCCACAATGTGCAATCCCTTCACACCTTTGACTAGCAAACGCCAAATAAAGGTAATAAGTGATTCAATCAAGAGTAAGATTTCAATCGCAATGACACCAAGTAAACTCCAAGCCATAAAAAGTGTTACCAATAATTGAGAAAAAATCTTTTTCAGATTACCTAGATCATTGTTATGGATAGACAATGTTTCAAGGAAAAGGTTCAAGATACCTTGTAAGAGCCCAGATTTTACAGACTTGTCGTCGTTTAAATCCAAAGCTGCCTCATCTTGATTTTGCAAAACAAGGACAATGTCCCCGTCTTGAATATAATCAACCTTATCTCCCAATTTTATGTCAAAATCAAATAAATCACGCGCAAGCTTTTTTATTTTTCCGTCTTGCGTCAAATAGACGAATTCGTCGTCAAATTTTAAAACTTTGTAACTGTTCATAGATTCCACCTTATGCTAGAGCTTACCAAAGTTTCAAGCTAATGTCAATATTTTTACTGATGAATTCGTTTCATGTATTCGGTGTAAGATTCTGTATGCATCAAGTCTTTGGCATTTTGCACACGCTCTTTCGTTGGAGGTTTAACGCCTTCCAAAGTATATGGAATGCCAAGCTCATGCCACTTAAATTCACCCAAGGTGTGATAAGGAAGAATTTCAAATTTATCCACATTTTTCAACGTTGCGACAAATTTGCCAAGTTCAATCAAATCATCATCAAAATCAGTTAAGCCAGGTACCAAAACGTGACGAATCCAAACAGGAACCTCCTTGTCAGATAAATAACGCGCAAATGCCAAAATATTAGTATTTGGCTGGCGTGTCACGACAATATGTTGTTTAGAATTAATTTCTTTCAAATCTAAAAGAATCAAATCTGTTACTGCTAACAATTTATCCACAATTTCATGGTATTCTGGTGTGTCACGAAAAGCAAAACCACAAGTATCTAACGTGCAATGAATGCCCAATTCTTTTGCTTTTGTGAAAAGTGCTGTGACAAATTCAATCTGTAGCATGGCTTCACCGCCTGATACGGTAATACCACCATTTTTTCCCCAGAAATGCTTGTAACGCAAAGCTTCAGCCAACACATCATCAACTGTGCGTTCTTGCGATTGATTGGTTTCCATAGCCCAAGTATCTGGGTTGTGGCAATATTGACAGCGCATCTTGCAGCC
This sequence is a window from Streptococcus macedonicus ACA-DC 198. Protein-coding genes within it:
- the ppaC gene encoding Manganese-dependent inorganic pyrophosphatase produces the protein MSKILVFGHQNPDSDAIGSSVAYAYLKRELGVDAEAVALGTPNEETTFALNYFGVEAPRVVESAKAEGADQVILTDHNEFQQSISDIRDVEVIEVIDHHRVANFETANPLYMRLEPVGSASSIVYRLYKENNVVIPKEMAGLLLSGLISDTLLLKSPTTHATDPAVAADLAEIAGVNLEEYGLALLKAGTNLATKSAEELIDIDAKTFELNGNQVRVAQVNTVDINEVLERQAEIEAAITAAILANGYSDFVLMITDILNSNSEILALGSNIDKVEAAFNFKLENNHAFLPGAVSRKKQVVPQLTESFNA
- the act gene encoding Pyruvate formate-lyase activating enzyme: MTEIDYGKVTGMIHSTESFGSVDGPGIRFVIFMQGCKMRCQYCHNPDTWAMETNQSQERTVDDVLAEALRYKHFWGKNGGITVSGGEAMLQIEFVTALFTKAKELGIHCTLDTCGFAFRDTPEYHEIVDKLLAVTDLILLDLKEINSKQHIVVTRQPNTNILAFARYLSDKEVPVWIRHVLVPGLTDFDDDLIELGKFVATLKNVDKFEILPYHTLGEFKWHELGIPYTLEGVKPPTKERVQNAKDLMHTESYTEYMKRIHQ